The following nucleotide sequence is from Candidatus Rokuibacteriota bacterium.
CATGGAGATTCTCTCCGCTCGCCCCCGGGCATCCACTATTGGATGCGGGTTCGTCGACGATGCGACTGTTCAGGCCGAGCGCGACCACGCGGTCGCTAGTCTAGCTAGGTGTCGGATTGCAAGACCTGACCCCTCACTCGCGGCAGCACCTCGCTGGCCAGGAGCTCGAGCTGGTCCAGCCCCCAGTGGAGGGGGTTCAGCACCACCCACTCCGCCCCGCCGAAGGCAGCGAGCTTGCGCCCGATCTTCTCGGCCAGCTCCTCGGCCTCGCCCACGAGATAGAACTCCTTCCAGTACGGCAAGTCCATCCCGGAGTAGACCTGGAAGTGGGGCACGGCCACCTCGGGGCGCTCACCCTTCCTGAGCACGTAGACGAAGTTCGAGTACACCTTGCTCATCTCCTCCGGCTTGCGGCCCAGCTCCCCCATGAAGCGCTGGATCTTCTCCCAGTCCCCGCGGACCATCTCCGCCGTGGAGGAGGAGTGCGGGACCCAGGTCCTTGCGTACTTCGCGATCCGGCGGAGGACAGGGTCGACGGTGGCGACGGTCTGGGCGTAGATCTTCTCCGACGGCTGGGTGCCCCCGCCGATCCAGATGGGTGGGTGCGGCTTCTGGAGCGGCTTGGGGTCGATGCTGAGATCCTTGAAGCGGTAGTACCGCCCCTGGTACGTGACGTTGTCACCGGCCCAGAGCGCCGTCACCGCCTCGAGCATCTCGTCCATGCGCCGGCCGCGCTCCTTGTGAGGCACCCCCATGAGGGCGAACTCCTCCTCGTGCCAGCCCACGCGCACGCCCAGGACGCTCCGCCCGCCCGAGAGGAGGTCCAGCGTCGCCCACTCCTTGGCGAAGTAGGCCGGGTTGCGGAGCGGCAGCACGAGCACCATGCTGCCGAGCCGGATCGTGCGCGTGACTCCCGCCAGCGCCGAGAGCAGCGCCAGGGGCTCGAGCCAGGTGCAGGCATAGGCGGGGGGCGTGAGGAGCAGGTGATCGATCGACACCGCGCACTCGAAGCCGAGGTCCTCGGCGCGGCGGAGATAGGCACCCATCTCCGCGAGCGTGGCGGTCCGGGCGCCGAGGGCGAAGCTGGGAAGCCTGAGCCCGAAGCGCATGCGCGTCACCTCCCCTGCCGGGGGCTTGGCGCGAGGCCACCCGGGGAATCTTTGACCAGCAACGCCCCCTGCCGGGGGCTTGGCGCGAGTCTGCCCAGGGACCCTTTGACCAGCGACGCCCCCTTGCGGGGGCTTGCTATGAGGAGGCTGCGCATCTTCATCTCTCCATCCCGCCTGAACGTCGATGACTTCGGACGGTAGTTTGGCCTCTTCGCGCCTGCGGCGCTCATCGGAGGCCGTCCTCCTTCTTCGCTTCGGCGACGGTGAGGCCGCCGACGCGCGCGTGCGGCCTCCCGCCGTCGGTGACGACCAGCGCCACGAGGATCTCGTCGGCGCGCGGCGCATCCGCCAGGCGCACCTCCATGGCGTCGAAGTGGGTGCGGACGAAGGCGGCGTCCTTGTAGTGGAGGGGAACGTCGATGGAGGCGCCCGGTCCGCCCAGCTTCTTCGCCGAGGGGATGATGGCCTTGCCACCGCCCACCGCGGCACGGAACGGCGTGCCGAGCGTCGGGTGGAGGATGGCCGCGGCATGCTCGTACTCGCCCCGCTCGCCCACCACGGCGGCCTTGCCATAGGAGTGCACCGGCGCCCCGAGGGCGGCAACGGCGCGACGGCCCAGGAGGTCGCCCAGCTCCTCACCCGTCTTGATCAGCTCGGCCAGGTCCTCGACGAAGCGCCCCGCGAAGGGGTTCTCGATCACGGCCACCGCCGCGACCTTCCTGACGGGCCGGGCCGCCGGCTTGCCGCCGTCCGCGACGATCTCCTCGATCACCGTCACGAGCTTCCGGATCCTCATGGCATCGCTCCTCTCAGTGGCCCGCCGCCGCCGGACCATGCCCCTTCACCACCTCGGCGGCGCGCGCTGCGGGCGGCGTGTTCCGGCTGCGCCCGATCCGGATCTGCCCGTCGATCAGCACCATGGAGATGCCGAAGAGGTCTCCGGCCCGGAGCGCCTCGAGCGCCGTGCGCCCGACCGAGCCCGTCGGCGCATCCACGATGCAGAGATCGGCTTCCCGCCCGGCGGCGATCACGCCCACCGGCAGGCCGTAGACGCGCGCCGTGTTCCCCGTGGCCATGCACACCGCGTCCTCGGGGCTCACGCCGCCCAGCGAGGCGAGGTGGGCGATCATGCGCAGGATGCCCAGCGGCACCACGCCGGTCCCCGAGGGGGCGTCATTGCCGATGATGATCCGGTGGAGCGCGCGTGCCTCCTCGGCGCGCCTCAGCGTGTGGAGCGCCGTCTTGCCGTTGCCGCAGTGGACGATCTCCAGCGCCATCTCCGTGGCCACGAGCGAGTCGATCTCCCGCTCGCTCATGGAGGTGGTGCCGCCGTTGATGTGCCCCACCACGTGCGGGGCCGCCTCCAGCACCACCTCCGCGCCGATCGGGTTGCTGCCGGCGATGGAGGGCCCGCCCGTGTGGATGGTCACGGTCATCCCGTGCTTCCTGGCCCAGCGCACCATCGGCGCGGCATCCTTGCCCGTCCTCACCGAGCCGAGCCCGATCTCGCCCACCAGCTTCACGCCGTCGCGGGCCAGGTCGGCGAAGTCCTCCTCCACCATCCCCAGCTCGAGGATGGGAGCGCCGGCATGGACCTTGACCCCCGCCGGACGCAGGTTGGCGTAGGCCTTGGCCGCCACGACAGCCAGCGCCTTGAGCCCGACGATGTCCCTGGGGCGGCCCGGCAGGTGCACCTCGCCGGCCGAGATCATGGTCGTGATCCCGCCGTTCAGCCCCGAGTCGATGAAGTCCATGGTGCGCTGGCGCGGGGTGAAGTCGCCGAAGACGGGGTGGCAGTGGGAGTCGATGAGCCCCGGGATCACCGTGCTGCCGCGGGCGTCGATCACGGCATCCGCCTCCCCGTCGAGCCTCCGGCCCGCGGCGGCGATCTTCCCGTCCTGGACCACGATGGAGTCGCCGTCCAGCAGCGGCCGGGCGATGTCGCCCGAGACGATCTGGCCGATGTTCCGGATGAGCGTCTTCATGGCTACCCCTTCGCCTGATACGTCACGGCCATGCCGGCCGCGGCATCGGCCTGGATCCCGTAGGGCGGCGCCGGGTAGCGGAAGCCGTTGCGCGAGAGCGCCGCCAGCCCCTCGATGGCGCCAGGCAGGAAGCGTGGGGGCAGGGCCATCAGCAGCTCGTCGTCGGCCACGCCGCCGTAGCGCCGCTCGGCGTAGCACGGGATGGTGAGCGCGGGCTCGCCCGTCTTGAGGGCCTTGCCCCAGGAGTCGGCGCAGGCCGACTCCCCCACGGACGTGAAGTGCATCTTGCGGTAGCCCGTCCACTGCAGCCCGTTGATCAGGAAGATCATCTGCCCCGGCGTCCCGTACACGAGGCAGATGTCGGGGGGCGTGAGCCGTCCGGCGGTGAGCGGCGAGACCGCCATGGCGCGGTACCGTCCATGGGGAACCACGTCCATGGCCTCCTGGTGCCCGCGTGCGTCCGCCTCCGTCTTGTACCAGACCCCCGTGATCCGCCGCCCCGAGCGCCACTCCTCGTCCTGGGGGTGGAGCCCGATCACGGCCCCGCATTGCGCCCCCACGAGGTCGTCCACCGTGATGCCCACGGTCCAGCCCAGCTGGCGCGCCTGGGCGACGATCTGATCGGTGGTGTGCTTCACCTTCGGCCGGCGGATCTTCGGGATGGCCTCCATGTCCTGCACACGCTCGAAGAGCTTCATCCCGATCGGGATGGAGCGCAGCCGCAGGTACTGGTTGAGCCC
It contains:
- a CDS encoding TIGR03619 family F420-dependent LLM class oxidoreductase, with the translated sequence MRFGLRLPSFALGARTATLAEMGAYLRRAEDLGFECAVSIDHLLLTPPAYACTWLEPLALLSALAGVTRTIRLGSMVLVLPLRNPAYFAKEWATLDLLSGGRSVLGVRVGWHEEEFALMGVPHKERGRRMDEMLEAVTALWAGDNVTYQGRYYRFKDLSIDPKPLQKPHPPIWIGGGTQPSEKIYAQTVATVDPVLRRIAKYARTWVPHSSSTAEMVRGDWEKIQRFMGELGRKPEEMSKVYSNFVYVLRKGERPEVAVPHFQVYSGMDLPYWKEFYLVGEAEELAEKIGRKLAAFGGAEWVVLNPLHWGLDQLELLASEVLPRVRGQVLQSDT
- a CDS encoding amino acid synthesis family protein is translated as MRIRKLVTVIEEIVADGGKPAARPVRKVAAVAVIENPFAGRFVEDLAELIKTGEELGDLLGRRAVAALGAPVHSYGKAAVVGERGEYEHAAAILHPTLGTPFRAAVGGGKAIIPSAKKLGGPGASIDVPLHYKDAAFVRTHFDAMEVRLADAPRADEILVALVVTDGGRPHARVGGLTVAEAKKEDGLR
- a CDS encoding amidohydrolase family protein, which encodes MKTLIRNIGQIVSGDIARPLLDGDSIVVQDGKIAAAGRRLDGEADAVIDARGSTVIPGLIDSHCHPVFGDFTPRQRTMDFIDSGLNGGITTMISAGEVHLPGRPRDIVGLKALAVVAAKAYANLRPAGVKVHAGAPILELGMVEEDFADLARDGVKLVGEIGLGSVRTGKDAAPMVRWARKHGMTVTIHTGGPSIAGSNPIGAEVVLEAAPHVVGHINGGTTSMSEREIDSLVATEMALEIVHCGNGKTALHTLRRAEEARALHRIIIGNDAPSGTGVVPLGILRMIAHLASLGGVSPEDAVCMATGNTARVYGLPVGVIAAGREADLCIVDAPTGSVGRTALEALRAGDLFGISMVLIDGQIRIGRSRNTPPAARAAEVVKGHGPAAAGH
- a CDS encoding DUF169 domain-containing protein, with amino-acid sequence MTAETYDFDAIVNGLNQYLRLRSIPIGMKLFERVQDMEAIPKIRRPKVKHTTDQIVAQARQLGWTVGITVDDLVGAQCGAVIGLHPQDEEWRSGRRITGVWYKTEADARGHQEAMDVVPHGRYRAMAVSPLTAGRLTPPDICLVYGTPGQMIFLINGLQWTGYRKMHFTSVGESACADSWGKALKTGEPALTIPCYAERRYGGVADDELLMALPPRFLPGAIEGLAALSRNGFRYPAPPYGIQADAAAGMAVTYQAKG